In Gammaproteobacteria bacterium, one genomic interval encodes:
- a CDS encoding porin codes for MRHATFTGALAIGLALAAVPCAQAQEGAIFENEGGLNFETADGNFTFGILGRIQADAAFYDQDVAALGSGTEFRRARIGAQGTFYQDWGFKTELDFADEGVALADVYIQYLGFDPVTITAGHFKQPFSLDNMTSANDITFMERALTHDSFVFPSRRIGAGAGYGGDNFSANAGVFGETAAGDAGEDDDGNEADSGFGAAARVTYAPVLTETQVVHLGAAINWRDPSQGEDTRFRARPESNVTDVRLVDTDVIPGVEDVKTYGLEAAGVSGPFHAQAECMLADVSSDVADADFDGWYVEGGYFLTGESRPYSPEEGRWKRVTPEGPGGAWQVALRYSTIDLTDGGIDGGKQDNVGVALNWYPNYYLRFSANYIEVIDHQRQGVSDEPSIFQLRAQVAF; via the coding sequence ATGCGTCATGCCACTTTCACAGGCGCCCTTGCGATCGGTCTGGCGCTCGCCGCCGTGCCTTGCGCGCAGGCGCAGGAGGGCGCGATTTTCGAGAACGAGGGCGGGCTTAACTTCGAAACGGCCGACGGGAATTTCACCTTCGGCATCCTGGGACGCATCCAGGCGGACGCGGCGTTCTACGACCAGGACGTCGCGGCGTTGGGCAGCGGTACGGAGTTCCGCCGCGCGCGTATCGGCGCGCAGGGCACTTTTTATCAGGACTGGGGATTCAAGACCGAACTGGACTTCGCTGACGAAGGCGTGGCACTGGCGGATGTCTACATTCAATACCTCGGCTTCGATCCGGTAACGATCACCGCCGGGCATTTCAAGCAGCCGTTTTCGCTGGACAACATGACCAGCGCCAACGACATCACCTTTATGGAGCGCGCGCTGACACACGACAGCTTCGTCTTCCCCAGCCGGCGCATTGGCGCGGGCGCGGGCTACGGCGGCGATAATTTCAGCGCGAACGCGGGCGTGTTCGGCGAGACCGCCGCGGGCGACGCTGGTGAAGACGACGACGGCAACGAGGCCGACAGCGGCTTCGGCGCGGCGGCGCGCGTGACTTACGCGCCGGTACTCACGGAAACGCAAGTCGTGCACCTGGGCGCGGCGATCAACTGGCGCGATCCCAGTCAGGGCGAGGACACGCGCTTTCGCGCGCGCCCGGAATCTAACGTTACCGACGTGCGACTGGTCGATACCGACGTCATTCCGGGCGTGGAAGACGTGAAGACCTATGGGCTGGAAGCGGCCGGCGTGTCAGGCCCGTTCCACGCGCAGGCGGAATGTATGCTGGCCGACGTCAGCAGTGACGTCGCGGACGCCGACTTCGATGGCTGGTACGTGGAAGGCGGTTACTTCCTCACCGGCGAGTCGCGGCCTTACAGTCCGGAAGAAGGCCGCTGGAAGCGCGTGACGCCGGAAGGCCCGGGCGGCGCCTGGCAGGTGGCGCTGCGCTACAGCACCATCGACCTGACCGACGGCGGCATCGACGGCGGCAAGCAAGACAATGTCGGCGTCGCACTCAACTGGTATCCGAATTACTACCTGCGCTTCTCCGCCAACTACATTGAGGTCATCGACCACCAGCGCCAGGGCGTCAGCGACGAACCGAGCATCTTTCAACTGCGCGCGCAGGTGGCATTCTAA
- a CDS encoding extracellular solute-binding protein: protein MSFKSFTSTRMLGLALAVSVCTAASATQPFIVVASTTSTQDSGLFDDLLPKFEKKTGVDVRVVAVGTGEAIGIAERGDADVLFVHYKPDEEAFVAAGHGVKRFPVMYNDFIIVGPKSDPAKIEGGKSATDAFDKIADAEAAFASRGDDSGTHQKELEIWEAADVDVEAASGTWYRSLGQGMGPTLNTAAGMDAYTLADRGTWISFNNRQNLKVLVAGDPELYNQYSVILVNPEKHPHVKAKAGQAFIDWLISPKGQKAIASYKLKGKQLFYPNANEPGA, encoded by the coding sequence ATGTCGTTCAAGTCATTTACTTCCACGCGAATGCTGGGCCTGGCGTTGGCAGTGTCCGTCTGCACTGCCGCGAGCGCCACACAACCATTCATTGTTGTGGCGTCGACCACGTCCACGCAGGACTCCGGCCTGTTCGACGACCTGCTGCCGAAGTTTGAGAAGAAGACCGGCGTGGACGTGCGCGTGGTCGCGGTGGGCACCGGCGAGGCGATCGGCATTGCTGAGCGGGGGGATGCCGATGTGCTGTTTGTCCACTACAAGCCGGATGAAGAGGCATTTGTCGCCGCCGGGCATGGCGTGAAGCGCTTCCCGGTGATGTACAACGATTTCATTATCGTGGGTCCGAAGTCGGATCCGGCGAAGATTGAGGGCGGAAAGAGCGCCACCGACGCCTTCGATAAAATTGCGGACGCGGAAGCAGCGTTCGCCTCGCGCGGCGATGACAGCGGCACCCATCAGAAAGAGCTGGAGATATGGGAGGCGGCCGACGTGGATGTCGAGGCGGCGAGCGGCACCTGGTATCGATCTTTAGGTCAGGGCATGGGCCCGACCTTGAACACGGCGGCGGGCATGGATGCTTACACCCTGGCCGACCGCGGCACCTGGATCAGCTTCAATAACCGGCAGAATCTCAAGGTGCTCGTGGCGGGCGACCCGGAGTTGTATAACCAATACAGCGTGATTCTGGTCAATCCCGAAAAACATCCGCACGTCAAGGCGAAAGCAGGGCAGGCGTTCATCGACTGGCTGATTTCCCCGAAGGGCCAGAAGGCGATCGCGTCCTACAAGCTCAAGGGCAAGCAGTTGTTCTATCCCAATGCCAACGAGCCGGGCGCGTGA
- a CDS encoding TOBE domain-containing protein → MQISARNNLKGRVTQVSHGAVNSEITVELPGGAELVSIITKASAERLGLAVGKQVYVIVKASDVMIATD, encoded by the coding sequence ATGCAAATTAGCGCGCGCAATAACCTCAAAGGCAGGGTCACGCAGGTTTCACACGGGGCGGTCAACAGCGAAATCACAGTGGAGCTGCCCGGTGGTGCGGAACTGGTTTCCATCATCACCAAAGCTTCTGCAGAACGGCTCGGTCTCGCCGTGGGCAAGCAAGTTTACGTAATCGTCAAGGCCAGCGACGTGATGATCGCGACCGACTGA